The Culex quinquefasciatus strain JHB chromosome 2, VPISU_Cqui_1.0_pri_paternal, whole genome shotgun sequence genome contains the following window.
GCAAAAGTACGTCCAATCGCATCGCTTTCCGGAGATTGAAGCGCTGATGGTGTTTTACGAGATCGTCAAGGTGGTGGAGCAGCTGCATCTGAGGAACGTGATCCATCGGGATTTGAAGCTGAACAACATTGTGCTGAACCGTCGGACGAACAAGATCGTGCTGACGAATTTCTTCCTGGCGAAGCACTTGAACAGCGAGGATGACAATCTTTGTGATCAGCGTGGAAGTCCGGCTTATATTTCGCCGGATGTTCTCGGGGGGAAGCCGTACAAGGGGAAGCCCTCGGATGTGTGGGCGCTGGGAGTTATTCTGTTTACGATTGTTTATGGAAAGTTCCCGTTTCTGGATACCACTCCGGCAGCTTTGTTCAAGAAGATCCGCCAGGCGGATTATTCAATTCCATTGTAAGTTCTTGTTGTACATATCTCACTTATGGAGAAACTAATTCTTTGTTTATAATTTCAGAGAAAGTAAGGCTAGTCCACTGACGATCAACCTGATCAAGTCCATGCTGACGTTAAACCCAACGGAACGTTACACTGCCTCCGAAGTACGGAAAGAGCTGGAGCGGACAATATCGCATCTGCGCGGACCTCGCATCGAGGTCGACCAGATCGTCCCGGAGGTGGAAGAGTTTGATGTTCCCTCCCAGGAACGTCAAAAGTCCGCTGCGGCGAAAGGCCGAGAAAGCACGAGTACCACGCCGACCTACCCGAGTCACGAGCTGTCCCGCGAGGCATTCTCCAAACTGCTAGAATCCGGGATTCACCGCCGCGAGCACGAGAGCTTCCTGCGGCCACGTTCGCTGGTCAATCGATCCAGCTCGAGCCGCAGCAGTGCCCAGTTGATCCGTGGCTTTTCAACCGGATCGAATCGGGTCGCGGTGTTCGCCAACGGTTCGCGGAATTCACTCGGAAGCTCCGTTCCGATTCTTCGGAATCGCTCGCTTGGAAGTGTTACCGATCGAACAAGCTCGCGGCCAGAAATCGTGCAAGTTCGTATTGCTCCGTTGCAGGAGCCCAACCCGATCCCAACTACGCAACCGCAAGCAGTGGCGCAACCACCAACCAATCAACCTTCTCCCCAACCACAATCTCAATCGCTGTTCGTCCACGTGGACACCGCCTCATTCGCGCACTTTGTTAACGCACAAGGATCGGCAAGGTTCGCCGGATCTTCCACCAACCCACCGCCAACGGCAGCCGCCCTCGTAACGCAGCCAACCTTCCAGAACCCCGACATCCAAAGCCTGTTCTCCGCGATGAACGATCTGTTCGCGCGGGGTCGCATGCCGGCACCGCCGCCAACTCGCGAAGAGTCGCCCGACTTTCACGGAACCATCACGATCGAGATGGCGACGAAAATCGTGGCCTGGCTGCTGAACAACTTCCGCAACTTTGCCGTGGTGCGGGAGATCTTCGGAAGCACTTCGGGAAATAAGGTGAACAACGTGCTCGAGTTGCTGCGACGCTTTGGGGTGAATATGGATTCGGTTGGCGGGGGTGCGGTCATCCGGACTGAGCAGACGATCGATGTGCTGATGTTGATGACGTACTTGCTGCAGGTCGCCAGGATGAACAATAATTACTTTCTGAATTCGTACTGAAATGTGATCGAGTGAGTGAGCGAGAGTGGCTGAGGTGTAAGAGGGAAAGTGTGATATGAGTATGGTATGCTGCTATCGTTTTATTGGTTAAGCTATTTCCGTTGTACTGTGTTGTAAGTTGAAGAAATAGCTAAATACAatcctttgaaaaataattttaaaattatgtttgattTAGATCCGAAACCAAACATTTAATTGTTGCAAGCGACCATTCGATCTTTATTTCTCAATCTaaaacaaaagtacaaaagttgAGACAATCTCGACATGTTCGAAAcctgttttgaaaaattcaaagttttataaatttcattagGCCAATGcctttaatttgataaaaaaattgatataaaattaaacagcaaaatcagaaaaaaaattaatacttCAATATTTCTACTTTATTATAAATCTTTCATGATACATTCTGTttacacattttgaaaattaggctttaaattttaatgtttggttgactCTTAAAAAGcccaaaaattttaatgttttcacaatttcaaaattcaaagaacctttttaagaatttaaattcaacattctaaaattaaaatatttacaaaatatattccatgaactcaaaaaaaatatagcttCCAAAATAAACagcatttaaggggttacatacatgtagaaaatcacaaaattttatattacagaatatttgttgaatccactcaaaagatgattattaatcactcctgaaagtttcatgaagatatttcatgtttaaattaagtgagagacgatttaagctgaaaattttgccatgcgcaaagcgggctgcCAAACattgttggcgtttttctctaaaccccgagttggtttacgggtgccacgatatctcgagatgagatggtccaaattggctgaaatttgaggtgaagactctcaagatcagagctgaaaatgtcaggggtcctgacgcgaaaatcggcgacgcatacacgattttttcagatccattcactgaaccgcaaaaccgtgacataaacaaacgaaacaaacccgactcagtcgtgagtgccctacctcactgagcagctgcaatagagctatctaagcccgatctcacgcacactagcttaccatttgtttttgctggcgggtacaaattttaacctaaaaatccttcgtgtacgtacacgcaatacatgcgcacgtagataactctatgcgaggcagtagtcgaccaacgctcattcgacgttgcacgcacacacataaagaaacaagtttttacacaaaaagttggtatttatgcgtggaaatgtgattttgaatataagttatggttgttttaagcgttttgcacagtctagaaccattcaattgtttaaaaatagtcaaaatagtgttaagagaggattttacgagtcagtcatacgacacgaattgagtgagtgtagcccattttttcacgtctctcattctccagcagccgaccggcacgagtcaggcggcagtggttgaacggacacagtaggcttacagtcagatgctagcagtgaactgacattttggtttgcttcatgtgtacgctgggttggaaacattttgcaggcctgctcaagatgtatcccgtgtgcatgacgaagctcaattttaaaaaattgtttaaaaaaaatacaaaaatcaaaaactaacggttttttatatgaaaaacacaaaaatatttttatctttttctaaaataaactttttgaatattgggcttcgtcatgcacacggaatcggtttaacgagtcttcaccaaaatgttgagtcgatttggtcaagacagtgttgagatatcgtggcacccttttttgaaactgctaacttgaaattgctatatctcggcaatcaTGCAACCAAATATCTCCAAATTTGTCTTGTTAATaagtgaaaatgtatattttaatgccctgaaaaaaaattaaaaaaagttgaagtgtgtgctcattagggtgtttcatccaaaaccaaaagttctcagaatcaggcaaaccgaggttcccctagtagaggatacccatagggactcacATGACAAATATCAGcacatttggttgagaattggcctgtccccagcaattcaaagtttacatgtaaattactatgggatttttatgcttttcgttcaatcgttcctacaggtctggggacaacatggattcactcggaataaagacaggtgtgaaggtgatggtccaatgaacacattccagaaggaattaggcttgtccattctgtccccaaggtgcgcattggatcgacgtccggtgtctccaaaaccaacgattcatccttcaaaagcatcgcatttccttagtatgctatgacggctaggtagaaaccacgacgccccatatgagacggtgaacacgtggagaggcatcgattgcattattaacacaaaatcatcattttacttTATGTAGGATAGTTGAAATTCTTCCAGGAACatcaatatttataattttagtacttttaagaatgtttctgagccaaaaccaGGGATttgacacgcatgcagtttgctgaagtccccaccagaggcgctgtcaatattgtttacgtatggtttttgaaaaggtcgtatgaaacaaatacaatttttttctcaaattatgttttttgttagtttctacCTCGGTTTTAACTTTGTTTTGCATATATATGCGAGATAGTTACAAGTAttacgttttttttacatttaacatttattagatcaataaaacaaagttctacTTGGCCATGCAAGAAAAAACTACACAACACACTGAACTGAACTAAAAACTGAATAGCTTCAGTttccttgaaacaaaataaaatttgtttgatatttccGTTGTGTTAAAATCCTGTCCGTTGTGTTAAAATGAATTACGCTTTCAGAATACTAACTAAATTTCTGTCGAAAATGCTTTAAACTAGCTGTAACTGAACACCAAAGTGCTGATAAGCCAACATTAGGTTCTCGATGGAATTATATGCTATTCCCCTAgttcaaatttgagaaaaaacataaatctttctaaagacaaaaaaccggaaaaaagtttttatttatgtaatttatgtccgatgcgcatacgaccttttcaaatgccacgcgctaaaaacttggttcgatcttggttcgattttgacttcactcgctttgtatgtggatgacagtcgtgtcGTAACCGTGGCCAAAACTCGAgtagatgctctgccacgtgttcaccgtctgacatggggcgtcgtaattttcagctagccgtcatagcatactaaggacaatgcgtacatttgaagggtgaatcgatgattctggagacaccggacgtcgatccaatgcgcgccttggggacagaatggacaagcctaattccttctggaatgtgttcattggaccatcccctacacacctgtctttattccgagtgaatccatgttgtcccaagacctgtaggaacgattgaacgaaaagcataaaaatcccatagtaatttacatgtaaactttgaaccgctgtggacaggccaattcttaaccaaatgggctgatatttggcatgagagtccctatgggtatcctctactaggggaacctcggtttgcctgattctgagaacttttttgtttggctgaaacaccctagtgctcataccaacctctgacttttttgcagATATACATGAATGTAAACCCttaagaaaattataaaatttcaagaatttaaaataacagtattgaccaaataaaaaaaaatcattcaaaattgtTGGTTTGGGAAatggaaaatggaaaaaattatAACGGCAGAaactaaaaagaaaacaaatactccgggaaaaaaaaatcaaaattgtttttgttttatttaaggctgttaaaaaatgttaaaagaaataattttgtaattgaaatttcttcgacaaaaaccttgaaaaatacaaatatttgcaatagcccaacgaattaaataaaattttagcaatCCAAATGTtaatagaaaaaatatatataaaatatatataaatatataaaatatatataaatatataaaatatatatataaaatatatatataatgtgatatttccactatcggagagcctccttgtctcgatgacagcttaccggccatcgattaagccctgaggcTGCGTCAAAGTGGgctctcgtagcatgaagtggtgtccatgtgtaaaaatggaagcttcagcaatatactgaaaacTTCGATTTCAGAAGCTTTAAAAGTTTGCGAAATGTCTTAACAATTTGAAAAAGATCCATAAATGAGAtttaaaagattcaaaaaattcaaacatttacagtttgtttgatatttgaaaaattgaaaaaagtaaagtattacagttaaaaaaatagaaattaaaaaaatctttaaaaatataatattttttaaaactgttaataatcaaaataatttaagatttgCATAAATAAACTagaactttgaaaaacattttaatattttatagattctacattttttaaatttcgagaatttaagattttttaattatgtatTTAATTTCATGATtccttatttttattatttttttttattttttcaatgtcaCTATTTTTGAGTACAGtatttgttcggtaactgggcgttgtcaAACATGGCTGATTCAACTGGGCTCGATAACTAACCAAAACAATCCGAAATGGCCGAatggttaatggatgcaaaaatcattcgccataataaaaaaaatcttttgctttattttttttttcaatttcaagtcacaattaaggAAACATGAAAAGTAAGGAAATAAGtaaagcattgtaaataaatttaagtaattttaatttttatatttcatctggaaaatattctgcataggtggtcccctcgtaatttttcgttcagtccagttaccgaacaagtactgtatttgtattttttaagaatttcggataaagggccatccataaacctcgTAAAAAATTTGGTGGAGGAGGCGTCGGTTTAATCATGACCACGTCACatgttaatttttgttaatgtaaatgtaaacaaTTGTCGTTATGGGAGGAGTGAATGGGGGCCTCAAATTAGAAAAAAGTGCCCA
Protein-coding sequences here:
- the LOC6036120 gene encoding serine/threonine-protein kinase 40, with the translated sequence MQRRRVLGKRMLGDSGASGSSPKRNRSDQEVPAMDEDCGGPSTPAAGGSSASFHSGGTSRRPGREILARVPRSGTLVERNRVRMAGPYVIGHELGTSPGVPQTQYLARLENTNDFYLLKILSYDLDTEMVNKETQQGKTLLHTEYTILSLLADLDGIIHHHGLFCDFALEEKQVEPTDQAVATGPQWVYTGKVRRRLILVLDCVHSHEFCERSSAYVNLQKYVQSHRFPEIEALMVFYEIVKVVEQLHLRNVIHRDLKLNNIVLNRRTNKIVLTNFFLAKHLNSEDDNLCDQRGSPAYISPDVLGGKPYKGKPSDVWALGVILFTIVYGKFPFLDTTPAALFKKIRQADYSIPLESKASPLTINLIKSMLTLNPTERYTASEVRKELERTISHLRGPRIEVDQIVPEVEEFDVPSQERQKSAAAKGRESTSTTPTYPSHELSREAFSKLLESGIHRREHESFLRPRSLVNRSSSSRSSAQLIRGFSTGSNRVAVFANGSRNSLGSSVPILRNRSLGSVTDRTSSRPEIVQVRIAPLQEPNPIPTTQPQAVAQPPTNQPSPQPQSQSLFVHVDTASFAHFVNAQGSARFAGSSTNPPPTAAALVTQPTFQNPDIQSLFSAMNDLFARGRMPAPPPTREESPDFHGTITIEMATKIVAWLLNNFRNFAVVREIFGSTSGNKVNNVLELLRRFGVNMDSVGGGAVIRTEQTIDVLMLMTYLLQVARMNNNYFLNSY